In Carassius auratus strain Wakin chromosome 49, ASM336829v1, whole genome shotgun sequence, one DNA window encodes the following:
- the LOC113066175 gene encoding transferrin receptor protein 1-like, translated as MAGTINQARMKFSKIVNSSSYTQFNRSQNPDGESSRVEVKISADGEEEMDGTELGPMQNDTYTRTSHSRPWNRWRILVWVGGVLVIFIVGLLVGFSAHHESESAPCPSRVPPIQEVLPNYPPSLDWSDLVKLLNDKLSSKDIEDRLSELSQSDRRAGSFADNKLADKIHNFFTEQKMDPWVDEHFVKLQYPDKSKPNKVEFGSVSIRPNGFLAYSETGRKEGRLVYANYGQLSDFETVQNETYRLSLNGSVVLMRAGNISMAQKVMNAAKMGAIAALIYPDPADYEIMSEDTDLYGHVHLGSGDPYTPGFPSFNHTQFPPAKSSGLPGILAQTITANKAREIFKNMGGDDAPISFKGQLPTYKLGSENDRITVEVNNNLAHTKIHNVFGVIKGYVDPDRYVVIGAQRDSLSLGYAKSTVGTTLLLELAKVFTELKKEGFRPKRSIVFASWTAGDFGNVGVTEWLEGYWASLDRKAFTYISLDGVVTGAGHFRASASPLLHTLLKKTVLKVNSSSSGLLQEFDLKTMQMDDGAYPFLAMSGIPSVSFSFVSPPASAKEFFGTNLDDKTHLDSITNKKVVELSVLAAQVAGQMALRLVHDHILKLDVSKYSDVITDHVSAIIQRVDVLKKNNVSKTESLSTKWLNAAKSSYSQAASSLNTDIRNTDLNDMEMCRIINNRIMKVEKNFLSPYVSLRDVPFRHIFFGNGWQTTTDLEKYFGDVYEMKTSFDIDQVLNKFALLTWTIQGCANDLAGDIWSLDNEI; from the exons ATGGCAGGAACAATTAATCAGGCCAGAATGAAGTTTTCAAAAATA GTAAACAGTAGCTCGTATACCCAGTTCAATCGATCTCAGAATCCTGATGGAGAGAGCAGCCGCGTGGAGGTCAAGATTTCTGCAGATGGTGAGGAGGAAATGGATGGAACAGAACTAGGACCCATGCAAAATGACACGTACACAAGAACCAGTCATTCTAGGCCATGGAACAGGTGGAGGATTCTGGTTTGGGTTGGTGGAGTGCTGGTCATCTTTATTGTAG GTTTACTCGTCGGATTCTCTGCACACCATGAGTCTGAGTCAGCTCCCTGCCCTTCGAGAGTTCCACCTATTCAAGAAGTTCTGCCAAATTATCCACCTTCTTTGGATTGGAGTGACCTTGTTAAACTTCTGAATGATAAACTGTCCTCTAAAGACATTGAAGATAGATTAAG CGAGTTATCCCAGAGTGACCGTAGAGCAGGATCATTTGCAGATAACAAGTTAGCTGATAAGATCCATAATTTTTTCACGGAACAGAAAATGGACCCCTGGGTTGATGAACACTTTGTGAAGCTACAGTATCCTGACAA GTCCAAACCCAACAAAGTGGAATTTGGGTCAGTGAGTATCCGTCCAAATGGGTTCTTGGCTTACAGTGAAACAGGACGTAAAGAG GGCAGACTGGTGTACGCCAACTATGGTCAGCTTTCTGACTTTGAGACTGTGCAGAATGAAACATACAGACTGAGTCTAAATGGATCTGTTGTACTGATGAGAGCTGGAAACATCAGCATGGCACAGAAG gTTATGAATGCAGCTAAAATGGGTGCCATAGCAGCTCTGATCTACCCAGACCCAGCTGACTATGAAATAATGTCTGAGGATACTGATCTCTATGGTCAT GTCCACCTTGGATCAGGTGATCCTTACACCCCAGGATTCCCATCTTTTAATCACACACAGTTTCCTCCTGCCAAGTCCTCTGGTCTTCCTGGAATACTCGCCCAAACCATCACTGCTAACAAAGCACGTGAAATCTTTAA AAATATGGGAGGAGATGATGCCCCAATTAGTTTTAAGGGTCAGCTCCCCACATACAAGTTGGGAAGCGAGAATGACCGCATAACCGTAGAAGTCAATAATAATCTTGCCCACACTAAGATCCATAATGTGTTTGGAGTCATCAAAGGATACGTGGACCCTG ATCGTTATGTTGTGATTGGAGCGCAAAGGGACTCCTTGAGCTTGGGATATGCCAAGTCTACAGTTGGCACTACTCTTCTGCTGGAGCTTGCGAAGGTTTTCACTGAGTTGAAGAAAG AGGGTTTCAGACCCAAAAGAAGCATTGTGTTTGCCAGCTGGACTGCAGGGGATTTTGGTAACGTCGGAGTTACTGAATGGCTTGAG GGATACTGGGCATCACTGGACAGAAAAGCCTTTACTTACATCAGTTTAGATGGTGTTGTTACTG GTGCAGGTCACTTTAGAGCTTCTGCTAGTCCTTTGTTGCACACCCTTCTGAAGAAGACCGTGCTAAAGGTCAATAGTTCAAGTTCAGGCCTTCTACAGGAATTTGA TCTGAAAACCATGCAGATGGATGATGGCGCATATCCTTTTCTGGCCATGTCTGGAATCCCATCCGTGTCTTTTAGTTTTGTCTCTCCTCCA GCCTCTGCTAAAGAGTTTTTTGGAACAAATCTGGATGATAAAACTCACTTAGACAGCATCACCAATAAGAAAGTGGTTGAGTTGTCAGTGCTTGCTGCTCAGGTTGCTGGGCAAATGGCCCTCCGGCTCGTCCATGACCACATCCTCAAACTAGATGTTAGCAAGTATTCTGATGTCATCACAGACCATGTGAGCGCCATCATCCAGCGCGTTGATGTCCTCAAAAAGAACAAC GTTAGTAAAACTGAGTCTTTGTCAACGAAGTGGCTGAATGCTGCAAAAAGCTCCTACAGTCAAGCCGCATCCTCCCTTAATACTGACATACGGAATACCGACCTGAATGATATGGAGATGTGTCGCATCATCAATAACCGCATAATGAAG gTGGAGAAAAATTTTCTCTCTCCTTACGTTTCTTTGAGAGATGTCCCGTTCCGCCACATTTTCTTTGGTAATGGGTGGCAAACCACCACAGACCTGGAAAAGTACTTTGGTGATGTATATGAAATGAAGACAAGCTTCGACATAGACCAGGTCTTAAACAAGTTCGCTCTACTCACCTGGACCATCCAGGGCTGTGCCAATGACCTGGCTGGAGATATCTGGTCTTTGGACAACGAGATCTAG
- the LOC113065952 gene encoding C-C motif chemokine 20-like, translating to MRYWSTSQDPKMACLKIYTLSFLILLYFALETDAVSCCLSYTRHPRRCGILKGYIIQSMTGGCDLAAIIFQTETGKSICADPAKDWTQKRVACLKMKAARVKNGGF from the exons ATGAGATACTGGAGCACTTCCCAAGATCCAAAGATGGCTTGCCTTAAAATCTACACTTTGAGTTTCCTCATACTCTTATATTTTGCTTTGGAGACAGATGCAG TGAGTTGCTGTCTTAGTTATACGAGACACCCTAGACGCTGTGGAATTCTGAAAGGCTACATTATCCAATCCATGACTGGCGGCTGTGATCTTGCAGCAATaat CTTCCAAACTGAGACAGGAAAATCAATCTGCGCAGACCCAGCGAAGGATTGGACCCAGAAGAGAGTTGCGTGCCTGAA GATGAAGGCAGCAAGAGTGAAGAATGgcggtttttaa